Part of the Chitinophagales bacterium genome is shown below.
ACCAGCTGATCGATCCGCTCGGTCTGCGACTGCTGCATGGCTTTTTCTACCGCCGATTTAGTTTCTTCGATGCTGATGGGTTTTAGCAGAAAGTCAACGGCAGAAAATTTGATGGCAGGCAAGGCATAATGATCATATGCCGTGGTGAAGATCGTTTTGAACGGCCGCTGATCAAAGTGCCTTAAGACATCAAGGCCGGTGCCGTCCGACAACTCCGCATCGAGGAAAACCAGGTCTGGTTTTTTTTCTTTGATGAGTGCTATCGCTTCGCCGACGCCGGCGGCCCTGCCATTAAACTGCATAGCGGGAAAATGCAGCATCATAATCTGCAACAATACATTTGCGCCATGCTCTTCGTCTTCCACAATAATAAAGGAGAACATCTGCAGGGATTTTTGAAGCGCATGAAATATAGTTTAATTATTAATGGAGTTGGCAGGCAAAAAGGAAATTTGAAATTACGGGGCGTATAAGTTTGTCCAAAAGCTTCATGACCCAATGGATAAGGGAAACCTGAAAACCGTCTTTAGCCCTGCAGGATTTCCGCCATCATGGAGATCAAAAACCTCCATGGTACAGGGCCATTGCAATGACTGATTGAGAATTTTTATACGTTCCTCTATGATGGCCATCGCCAGTGAACTGCCTTTACCATTTTTCTCGGTAACACGGCCGGTACCATTGTCGGTGATCTCACAGCAGATATCATCACCTTCCTTCATAAAGCGGATCGAAAGCTTTCCCTTGCGCTGCAGGTTCTTGAATCCATGCCGTATGGAATTTTCCACCACCGGTTGCAGCAGCATGGATGGAATCATCAGTTCATCGGTATCCATTTCACTGCCGGTGATAATCTCCCAGTCGAAGGAACAATTGAAACGCAGTGATTCCAACTCAAGATAGGTTTTCAGCAACTCGCATTCTTCATCAACGGTGACTGTTTTTTTGCGTGATTGCTGCAAAACAGCGCGGATCAGCTTTGCAAATTTTGCCAGGTACTCATTGGCTTCTTCCGTTTTGTGCTGAAAGATAAAATCCTGGATCGCGTTGAGCGAGTTGAATATAAAATGCGGATTCATCTGCGACCGCAATGCTGCAAGTTCCGCTTCAATGGATTTTCTTTTCTGTTCTTCCTTCTGCAATTTGAGTGTATAACGGTAGCGAAACAGCAGTACACCGCTTGCTGCAAACAGGAAAATGATCAATGCATAAAACAGGTTCGTCTTCCAGAATGGCAGTTGAATGGTGAAGGTGAGTTGCAATGGCTGCTTCGACCAGTTATCTGTTGTTGTAGCCGCCTGTACTGTAACATGGTATTTTCCGGCAGGCAAAGCCGGTAAGTCCAAAGTGGAATTTGTTGTGTATTGCCAGCCGCCATCATTCTCGCGTAACTTGTAACGGTATGTAACGGCGTCGGCTTCCCGGAAACTGATGCCTGAAAAAGATAACTGCATATTGTTTTGCCGGGAATCAAATTCCAGGTCCGGAGCTATCGTGACAGGCATGCTGTTTACCGTGAATGAAGAAAGGTAGATCGGGACACTTTCAATTTTTTTCAGTTTGCTGTTAACGGGAAAAATCTGCAGGCCTTCATCCGTCGCTATCCATATCATCCCGTCTTTTACGAGGAGCGCATTTATTTTCTCTGAAGGAAGACCATCCTGTTTCCTGAACCGTGTAATCTGAAAGCGGCCGTTCTCCATTTCTTTCAGCATGATAAGGCCGGCATCTGTTCCGGCATACACCACATGGTCATCGTCGACAAAAATGTTTCGCGCAGAAATTTTTTCTTCCGGCGCTGTCATGATCTGCAGATGCTCGTTTTCAAGCATCAGCAAACCATTTTCTGCCGATGCAATCCACAGCCTGCCTGTCGCATCCAGCCGGAGATCGTTTATTCTGCCGGCAAGTGCAGGCAACTTGTCTCCCATATACTGAATTGTCGTATCGTGCAGCGTGTACAATCCTTGTTCTGTGCCCATCCATAACTTGCCATCATCGTCTGCCGCAACGGCATAGATTCGCTTATCGTGCGGAAACTGATACAGTACCGATAAACGGGTTTCATGCAGCATAGATAGTTTTTGACCGCCGCCGAGCAACAATGATCCATCACGCAGCTGTGCTGCGGATTTTGTCCATCCGATCACTACCCTTTTCAATGGCCTGAATTGTGCATCCGTAAAAATCAGTTCATTATTGGTGATGCATTGCCAGCGGTTATTCCCTCCCGGAAAAATATTTACCGGATAACCCCCGGTTTCTTCGGGAGGCATCACCACAATATGCCCGCCGGGGAAACGGATGAGTTGAATATTGCCATTTGAGAATCCGGCGATCGCGCCTTCCGGATGGTTGGCCAGCACGATGGCATCATTATTCACTAAACCATCCTGCAGATTCAAAAACCGGATATCAACGGAGGGAATCATGTAAACACCATCACGCAG
Proteins encoded:
- a CDS encoding histidine kinase, which gives rise to MKHLTSADGLPSNVVYDVLQDDDGFIWFATDHGVSRFDGKHFVNFLKADGIADDEIIRLGKDHLQRIWFLGFNGKASFYLHGKFYHEGNSAVAAQTQLNSVFCKVLISKKGTVYLVSNSDGFIAVNGDTVERYSKKTLLDLTGFNYLNGLKSVKMDTAGQLLLFTGDSATIFSRGKVTPSPQHYPANIIHGFMLSDGACVILGDNGFVRYNGNKTDTAYGFEQNPLSEYNSVEEDGNNNLWLMSKSGARLFRNKMLDTAHQLKILEGKYCGHVFTDSEGNTWIAPLRDGVYMIPSVDIRFLNLQDGLVNNDAIVLANHPEGAIAGFSNGNIQLIRFPGGHIVVMPPEETGGYPVNIFPGGNNRWQCITNNELIFTDAQFRPLKRVVIGWTKSAAQLRDGSLLLGGGQKLSMLHETRLSVLYQFPHDKRIYAVAADDDGKLWMGTEQGLYTLHDTTIQYMGDKLPALAGRINDLRLDATGRLWIASAENGLLMLENEHLQIMTAPEEKISARNIFVDDDHVVYAGTDAGLIMLKEMENGRFQITRFRKQDGLPSEKINALLVKDGMIWIATDEGLQIFPVNSKLKKIESVPIYLSSFTVNSMPVTIAPDLEFDSRQNNMQLSFSGISFREADAVTYRYKLRENDGGWQYTTNSTLDLPALPAGKYHVTVQAATTTDNWSKQPLQLTFTIQLPFWKTNLFYALIIFLFAASGVLLFRYRYTLKLQKEEQKRKSIEAELAALRSQMNPHFIFNSLNAIQDFIFQHKTEEANEYLAKFAKLIRAVLQQSRKKTVTVDEECELLKTYLELESLRFNCSFDWEIITGSEMDTDELMIPSMLLQPVVENSIRHGFKNLQRKGKLSIRFMKEGDDICCEITDNGTGRVTEKNGKGSSLAMAIIEERIKILNQSLQWPCTMEVFDLHDGGNPAGLKTVFRFPLSIGS
- a CDS encoding LytTR family DNA-binding domain-containing protein; its protein translation is MFSFIIVEDEEHGANVLLQIMMLHFPAMQFNGRAAGVGEAIALIKEKKPDLVFLDAELSDGTGLDVLRHFDQRPFKTIFTTAYDHYALPAIKFSAVDFLLKPISIEETKSAVEKAMQQSQTERIDQLVKTPESGALKRLALPTLEGFAFVDISDLVFLSAEGSYTVLHTTDGQKHVVSRPLKEYEELLEPLGFFRIHHSHIVRLHQISKYVKGSGGYVVMKNGKSLDVSARRKDDFLKKLTEM